In Afipia carboxidovorans OM5, the sequence GCGATGCGTTGGGCCTGCGGAATGCCTCCCTGTACGCAGCCCGGGCACAGCATCTGAAAGGCGTGCAGCACGACGACGCGGCCGCGGAGCTGTGCCAGCGTCAGCGGGGTATCGGTATTGAACCATTGCGAGATGGCAAGTTCGGGAGCCTGGGTCATGCGGTCTGCTTAGGCTTCCACCTCCGAAACCGCAATCGTCAAAGCTGCCGCATGAGCGGCACGCGGCGTAAAGACGTTCGAAGGGCGGCCCCGATGAGAGGCCGCCCCTGTCGTAATCGATCGGCTTATCGCACGATCTCGCCGGAGGCCGGATCGAGATAGATCGAGACTTTCGCGCCGTTACGGTCGAAGCCTTTCACCTTCCAGCAGCCGTCGTCCTTCTTCGTTTCGCGCACGGTGTAGCCGAGCGCTTCGGCTTTCGCGATCACCTTTTCGATGGCCATCCACTGGCCTGCCGGAACAGGAGCGCAGCGCATTCTGTCGGCGTGCGCGGGCTGGGTGGCCGCCGCCGCGAGGAAAGCCAGGGTCAGGGAAGCGAGGATCGGTTTCATGGGATTCTCCGTAATCAGATCGGGTGACACGGTCGTTTATGCCTGACGGCGGCTGCGATTTCCCTGATGGGTGCTGTCAGGGAGCTGTCAGGGGCCCTCGGGTAGGGTCGGTCCCAAGGTCGAACCCCTCGGGAGAGAACCATGCCAGCGGTCCTGGGTCTTTTGTTCATCGTGGTGCCGTTTCTCGCGGCGTCGGTGCTCGAATTCGAGGGGTTCATTGCGCTCGCTCTGCTGTTCTGCGTCGTCGCAGGGCTTGCCGGTTCGTCGCAAAAGGGCGGGTCGGATACGGCGGCGCGCTTGCGGCAGCGGCATCAGGCGATGGTGCGCGACGAGGCGTTGCGCGCGCAGGCTACGGCACGGCCCCAGACCGCGGATCGGTTGCCGGATTTGTCGCGGGTTTGATAGGATGCTGCACGCAGTCCGCCGTCGCTGCCGGATGATCGAACAGGCTCGATCGGAATAATCATGATGCCTCGTCCGAACTTGAAATCCCTCGCGCTGTTGGCGGCGCTGATGACGGCGGCGACCGTTGGTGCGGGCCAGTTCGTGTCCGCGGCCGATTGCAAGCGCAGCCAGGATTGCGCGCTCGATGCCTTCAAGGGCGGTGAAATCAAGCCGCTGCCCGAGGTGCTTGCCGTCGCGCGCGAGAAAATGCCCGGCGAGGTGGTCAAGGTGGAGCTCGATCGCGAGGACGGCGCCTGGGTCTACGAAGTCAAGATTCTCACGCCCTCCGGAAAGCGCCGGAAGGTGGAAATCAACGCCAGTACCTTGGCGATTATCAAAGTGGATTGACCGTGCGCGTTCTGGTTGTCGAGGATGAACCGCGGATCGCCGCCGATCTCAAGAAAGCCCTCGAGCGGACGCTCTATGCCGTCGATGTTGCGCATGATGGCGAGAAGGCTTGGTTTCTCGGCGAGACAGAGGATTACGACGCGATCGTGCTCGACCTCGGCCTGCCGCGTCTCGATGGCCTCTCGGTCTTGAGACGCCTGCGCGAGGCCGGTGTCACGACGCCGATCGTGATCCTCACTGCACGTGACGGCTGGCGCGAGAAGGTCGAAGGCATCAATGCCGGTGCCGATGATTACCTCACCAAACCTTTCCAGATGGAGGAGCTGCTCGCGCGGCTTGGCGCGATCACGCGCCGTGCGGCGGGCCACGCCTCTGCGATCATCAAGGCGGGAGAGCTTGAAGTCGATACGCGTGCCCGCACCGCGATGCTGAGCGGTCATCAGCTTGCGTTGTCGGCGATGGAATATCGCCTGCTTGCCTATCTCCTGATGCATCGCGGGCGGACGCTGTCGCAGGGTGAATTGCTCGAGCATCTTCATGACGGCGATACCGAGCGCGACGGCAATGCGATCGAGGCGCTGATTGCCCGCTTGCGCAAGAAGCTCGGCTTCCCGCTGATCGAAACGCATCGTGGCCGCGGCTACTGCATTCCCGCCGAGTCCCCATGAGGACGCATTCGCTGCTGTTTCGTCTCGGCTCGGCCGCCGCAATCCTGATTGCACTGGCGCTGGCCTTGGCGGGCTTCGGGCTGTGGCTGATCTTCAATCAGGAGATCGAACGGCGCGCCACCAACGAGCTCGACCAGATCGTGAAGTTCGTCGCGGCGCAGGTGCGGATCGAGGCTGACGGCTTGCCGGTGGTCGATGGTGCGCCGGCCGACCAGCGTTTCGAGACGCCCTATGGCGGCCTCTACTGGCAGGTGAGCACGCGCGACGGCCAGCGTGCGCGCTCGCGCTCGCTCTGGGACACGACGCTGCCTGATCCGAAAGATATGCCGGATGGCCGCCGCCATGTCACCGACCTGCAGGGCCCGACGGGTGCGCCATTGCTCGCGGTGGTGCAGGCGATCACCGTTGCCGCGCCGGACGGCAAGGACGTGCCGCTGCAAGTTGTCGCCGCGATCGATCGCGCAGATCTCGCTGCTGCGCGCCATACGTTCCTTCGCCTGCTTGCGCTCTCGCTGATCGCGCTCGGCCTTCTGTTGATGGGTGCAATGGCGATCTTCCTCCGTCTCGCGTTGCGTCCGTTCGATCATCTCGGGCACGGCCTCAAGGCGATCCGTGCCGGTGAAAGCCATGCTCTCGCAGGCACGTTTCCCGACGAGGTCCAGCCCGTCGTCGATGATCTCAATCGGCTGATTCAGTTTCAGCGCACGGCGGTCGAGCGTGCCAGACGGCAGGCCGGCGATCTCGCGCATGGCTTGAAGACGCCGCTGACGGTGCTCGGCGCGCTTGCGCGACAGGCTTCGGAAGATGGTCGCGATGATATCGCACAATCGATCGACGGCGAGGTGCATCAGATGCGGCGGCAGGTCGATCGCGTACTCGCGCGTGCCCGTGCCAATGCGGGGCCCACGCTCGGAGGCAAGACGGTTGCGGTGAAGCCGGTTGCTGCGAAAGTCGTTCGCGCTTTCGAGAGGCTTGCTGAAGACAAGATGCTGCGCTGGGTCGTTAATGTTGCTCCCGACGCGCGGTTTCCCGGCGCGGAGGATGAGTTGACGGAAATTCTCGGCAACCTTCTCGACAATGCGTGCAAGTGGGCGCGGAGTGAAATCCGCCTCACGGCCAATGTCTCTGAAGAAGTTCTCGATCTCTGCGTCGATGATGACGGGTCGGGGCTGTCGGCCGAACAGGCCTCGCAGATCGGCCGCGGGCAGCGTTGGGACGAGACCCAGCCTGGAACGGGTCTTGGCCTCGCGATCACGCGTGATCTTGCCGAAGCCCGTCGCGGCTCGCTTGCACTGGTGCGCTCCGATCTCGGTGGCGCTCGGGCGCATGTCCGGATCCCGCTCGATCCGATTGCCTGAACTCATCAAATCTCTGGCACACGCATAACGCAACGCCGCGTCGCTGCGCGCGCATGGCTGCAACCCGTCGCGGCATTTCGTTTAAAAGATGTATTGACAATACATCTTTTAAGAGGAAAGCTTCCCGCCATCTGAAGACGGCAGGCCGAAATATCGGTGTGCGAACGGTCTTCGGGAAACGTGCTCCGCTCGTTTGCGGACGACGTGCGGCGTTGCCGCCGGCCGGGTGAGACCAATCTCATGGAAGGAGTCTGAACATGACCGATGCCACCAAATCGAACGTCGATACTGTTGATGTGCGCACTCTCGTGCCGGCGCAGCGACACGCAAAGATCTTTGAGCTCGTGAACAATCTGACGCCCGGCGGCAGCTTCGTTCTGGTCAACGACCACGATCCGAAGCCGCTCTACTATCAACTCGAAGCCGAATATCCGCATCAGTTCTCATGGACCTACATTGAGCGCGGCCCGGAGGTCTGGAAAGTCGAGATCGGCAAGCTCGCGAAAGCCGCTTAAGCCGCTCCCGCGAGGCTCGCGCCGGCTTCATGCACCGGTGCGGGCCTTGAAAGGAGGTCCGCATGATCGGCGTTTCACTTTCGCGCTGGACGATGTCCTACTTCGCGGCGGCGCTTGTCGCGCTGCTTGCAGCGGAAGTCATGATGGCCATTGGCTTCGGATTTCCGGCTGCTGCCATCCCTGCGCCCGATACGCTGATCCTCGTTCACGTCGTTGCCATTGGCTGGCTCAGCTTCCTGATGTGCGGCGCGCTTTTACAATTCCTGCCGGTTCTGGTGGCGCAGCCGCTTCACAGCAATACGCTCGCGGTGCCGGCGCTTGTGGCTCTCGTCGCAGGGCTTGCCGCGCTGATCCTCGCGTTTCTCCAGCTCGAAGGCCGCATCGATCTCGGCGCGCCGTTCTTTACGGCTGCTGCCGTCCTTCTGAGCCTCGGCTTCATATTGGTAGTGTGGAATCTCGTGCGCACGATGATTGCCGCAAAGACCGTGCCGCTGCCGGCATGGTTCGTCGCGGCCGGTCTCGCCAGCATCCTTGCAACGGCAGCTCTGGGGGCGACCTTCTCGCTCGTGCTGGGCGGCGTGGTCGAATCCGGGCCGCTACTGGCGCTGACCAGCGCCGGGCTTCCGATTCATATGATTGCCGGTCTTGGCGGCTGGCTCACCTTCACCGCGGTCGGCGTCAGTTACCGGCTGCTGGCAATGTTCATGCTGGCGCCCGAGCTTGATCGGGCGAGCGTGCACGGCGCGTTCTATCTCGGTGTCGCGGCACTTGCGATCGTCATCGTGGGTGGCGTCGGCGTCATTCTTGTCGAAGGCAATCTGTCGTTGCCGCTGCTCGCGGCGCTTGGTGTCGCGCTGCCCGCACTCGCGCTGTA encodes:
- a CDS encoding PepSY domain-containing protein — translated: MKPILASLTLAFLAAAATQPAHADRMRCAPVPAGQWMAIEKVIAKAEALGYTVRETKKDDGCWKVKGFDRNGAKVSIYLDPASGEIVR
- a CDS encoding PepSY domain-containing protein produces the protein MKSLALLAALMTAATVGAGQFVSAADCKRSQDCALDAFKGGEIKPLPEVLAVAREKMPGEVVKVELDREDGAWVYEVKILTPSGKRRKVEINASTLAIIKVD
- a CDS encoding response regulator transcription factor; translation: MRVLVVEDEPRIAADLKKALERTLYAVDVAHDGEKAWFLGETEDYDAIVLDLGLPRLDGLSVLRRLREAGVTTPIVILTARDGWREKVEGINAGADDYLTKPFQMEELLARLGAITRRAAGHASAIIKAGELEVDTRARTAMLSGHQLALSAMEYRLLAYLLMHRGRTLSQGELLEHLHDGDTERDGNAIEALIARLRKKLGFPLIETHRGRGYCIPAESP
- a CDS encoding sensor histidine kinase, with amino-acid sequence MRTHSLLFRLGSAAAILIALALALAGFGLWLIFNQEIERRATNELDQIVKFVAAQVRIEADGLPVVDGAPADQRFETPYGGLYWQVSTRDGQRARSRSLWDTTLPDPKDMPDGRRHVTDLQGPTGAPLLAVVQAITVAAPDGKDVPLQVVAAIDRADLAAARHTFLRLLALSLIALGLLLMGAMAIFLRLALRPFDHLGHGLKAIRAGESHALAGTFPDEVQPVVDDLNRLIQFQRTAVERARRQAGDLAHGLKTPLTVLGALARQASEDGRDDIAQSIDGEVHQMRRQVDRVLARARANAGPTLGGKTVAVKPVAAKVVRAFERLAEDKMLRWVVNVAPDARFPGAEDELTEILGNLLDNACKWARSEIRLTANVSEEVLDLCVDDDGSGLSAEQASQIGRGQRWDETQPGTGLGLAITRDLAEARRGSLALVRSDLGGARAHVRIPLDPIA
- a CDS encoding DUF2249 domain-containing protein, whose protein sequence is MTDATKSNVDTVDVRTLVPAQRHAKIFELVNNLTPGGSFVLVNDHDPKPLYYQLEAEYPHQFSWTYIERGPEVWKVEIGKLAKAA